The genomic window GTGCGCGAGGCACGCGACCTGGAGGAGGCGCTGGAGGCCACCCGCCGCCTCGTCACGGAACGCATGTTCGAGGTGGATGCGGCGAGCCTGGAGGGCCGGATGGACGCCGATGCCTCCGCGCTCGCGCGCAGCGAGGTGGCGGACGCCGCCATCTCCGCCCTGCTGCCCGCGGTCGAGCGCGACTTTGCCCGCCGCTTCGGCCGCGTGGCGGGGGGCGGCATGGCGGTGCTGGCGGTGGGCAAGCTGGGCGGGCGGGAGATGCTGCCGGCCAGCGACCTGGACCTGATCCTGATCTATGAGCACGCGCCCGAGGCCGAGGCCAGCGAGGGCGGGGCCAAGGCGCTCGCGCCTTCGGAATACTTCATCCGCCTGGCGCACCAGGTGGTGGCGGCGCTGACCTCGCCGGGGAAGGAGGGGCGGGCCTTCGAGGTGGACATGCGGCTGCGCCCCTCGGGCAACAAGGGGCCGGTGGCGGTGCGGCTCTCGGCCTTCCAGCGCTACCACGCCGAGGAGGCCTGGACCTGGGAGCGCATGGCCCTGACCCGCGCCCGCGCCGTGGCCGGCCCGGCCGAGCTGTGCAAGGCCGTGCAGGCGGCGCGCGACGCGGCGTTGACCAAGCCGCGCGACCCCGCCGCCGCCCTGGCCGATGCGGCGCATATGCGCGCCCGCATGCTGCGCGACATCCCGGGCGACGGGCCCTGGGACATCAAGTCCATGCCCGGCGGGTTGGTCGAGGTGGAGTTCATCGCCCAGGCGCTGACGGTCGCCCATGCGCCCGAACGCCCGCGCCTGCTGCGCGGCACGACGCGCGAGGTGCTGGCCGCGCTGGGCCGCGCCGGATACCTGGAGGAACGCGAGGCTGCGACCCTGATCCAGGCCGAGCGCCTGTGGCGCACCCTGCTGGGCGTGATGCGCCTGACGGTGGGGCAATGGAAGGACCCGACCCTGCCCGTCACGGTCGAGGAGTCCCTGCGCGAGGCCGCGGCCACCCTTGTCCACCACGCGGTGCCGGATTTGGCCGCGCTGCGCGAGGTGATGCGCGACCACGCGGCGGCCGTGCGCGCGAGCTTCGAGCGGCGGGTGGGCAAGCTATCGCCTTGAGCGGCTGATCCCATCCGCCAGCAGGTTGCAGGCCAGCACCGTCAGCATGATGGCGAGCCCCGGCCAGAAGGCGGCCAGCGGTGCCTGGAACACCAGTTCCTGCGCGTTGGCCAGCATGTTCCCCCAAGAGGGGGCGGGCGGGGCGATGCCCAGACCCAGGAAGCTCAGCACGCTTTCCGCCAGCACGGCGCCGCCCACGGCCAATGCCGTGGCGATGGCGATGGGGGCCGCGAGGCTCGGCAGCACATGGCGCATCAACACGCGCCGTTCCGAAACGCCCAGCGCCCGCGCCGCCCGCACGAAATCCCGCGCCAGCAGCGACAGCGCCGAGGCGCGCACCAGCCGCGCCACCCCCACCCAGCCGAAGGCGGCGAGCAGCCCCGCGATGCGGACCATGTCGGCCCCGGCCTCGCCGCGCGGCAGGCCGATGATGGCGGGGTCCAGCGCGGCCAGGATGACCAGCAGCGGCAGGGCGGGCAAGGCGAGGATACCGTCGGCGAGGCGCATCAGCACCGCATCCAGCCAGCCGCCGCGCCAGGCGGCGAGCAGGCCCACCACCGTGCCGATGGTGGTGGCGGCCAGCGCCGCCGCCAGCCCCACCGTCAGCGACACCCGCGCCCCGTGCAGCAGCCGCAGCAGCACGTCGCGGCCGAGATCGTCCGTGCCCAGCGGGTGCTCGGCGGAGGGCGGGGCGAAGCGGTTGAACAGATCGGGCGCGAAGGCGTCATGGCCGAGCCACCAGCCGGCCAGCGGCGCGGCCAGCGCGGCCAGGGCCAGCAGCGCCAGCAGGGCGAGGCCCACCCGCATCATGCGATCCGCGGGTCCAGCCAGCGCTGCGCCAAGTCGGCCGCCAGCGTCGCCAGCATGGTCACCACCGCCACCAGCAGCAGCGCCAGCAGGGCCAGGTTGAAGTCGCTGCCCATCACCGCGTCGTAGATCAGCTTGCCCATGCCGGGGCGGGCAAAGACCGTCTCGGTGATCAGCGCGCCCGAGACCATGGCCCCGGCATCGAGCGCGACGATGGTCAGCAGCGGCACGGCGGCGTTCGGCAGGGCGTGGCGCGCCAACACCCGCGCCTCGGAGGCGCCCTTGGCACGGGCGGTGCGGATGTGCGGCTCCTGCAGGGCGGCGCCGAGCGCCGCGGCGGAATGCCGCGCATAGGCCGCGAGGTTGGCGAAGGCCAGCGTCGCCACCGGCAGCACCAGGAAGCGCCAGCCCGCATCGGCCCCGCCCGCCGGCAGCCAGCCCAGCTGCACGGCGAAGAGGATGATCAACAGGATGCCGAGCCAGAAGGAGGGCGTCGCCTGCGCCACCAGCGCCACCCCCTGCACGAAGGGCGCCAGCCGCGGCCGCGCCGCCGCCAGCGCCCCCAGCCCCACTCCCAGGGTGATGGCGATGCCGATGGCCAGCGCCAGCAATTCCAGCGAGGAGAGCAGCGCCGGCCACAAAAGCTGCGCCACCGGCTGCGCGAAGAGGCGCGAGTGGCCGAAATTGCCGCGCAGCACCTCGCTCCCCCAGGCCAGGTAGCGGGCCATCAGCGGCTGGTCGAGGCCATGCAGCGCGCGCAGCCGGGCCGCGTCCTCGCTGGTCAGGCGCGGGTCGCCCGCGATGGCCATCTCGATCGGGTCGCCCGGCATCAGCCCGATCAGCAGGAAGGCACAGAGCGAGAGGATCACCGTCATCACCGCGATCTGCGCCAGGCGCGAGAGGATGAGGCGCGTCATGGTTCGGGGCGGTTGCAGACGGCCTCGACGCGGTTGCCGTCCGGGTCCAGCAGGAAGGCGCCGTAATAGGCGGCGTGGTAATGCGGCCGAAGCCCGGGCGCGCCGTCATCCCGCCCGCCGGCCGCCAGCCCCGCCGCGTGGAAGGCGCGCACCATGGCGCGGCTGCGCGCGCGGAAGGCCCAGTGTCGGCGATCCGCCACCACGCCGGGCCGCTGCAGGAGGGTGAGGAAGCTGCCCGCCTCCGCCGCTTCCGTGCTGCGGATGCCGTAGCCGATGCCATCGGCCTTCCGCCAGACGCAGGGCACTTCCAGCGCGGCCATCACGGCGTCGTAGAAGGGGGCGGCCGTGGCGAGGTCATTCACCGTGATGGAGACATGGTCCAGGATCATCGCACGCCCCACCGCTCGGCCCAGAGGCTCGACGGGTTCAGGTGGCCGGTGGGCCGCACGCCCGTCAGCCATTGCGGCCAGACATGCGCGTCCTGCCGGAACCAGAGCGGCAGGGCGGGCAGTTCCTCCGCATAGATGGCCTGGAGGCGGTGCCACATCGCCCGCCGCCGTTCGCGGTCCAGCTCCTGCGGCAGGGCTTCGAGCAGGGCGTCCATCTCAGCGTTGCGGAAGCCCGGGTAGTTCTGGCCGGACCAGTTGCGTTCCGCCGTCGGGATTTCGGTGCTGTGCAGAGAGCTGCGCGGCACGCCCTCGGGCGCGGACACCCAGGCGAAGAGGACAGCGCCGGTGAAGCGGCGGCGCGAGAGGGTTTCCCCGAACAGCACCCGGGGGGGTTCGTTGCGGATGCGCGCCTCGACGCCCACCGCGCGCCATTGCGCCTGGATCACCTGCTGCGTGGCCTCGCGCGAGCGGTTGCCGGCCGTGGTCATCAGCTCGATGGACAGGCGCTCGCCGGCCGCGTTGCGGCGGATGCCGCCGGGGCCCATGGTCCAGCCGGCCTCCTCCAGCAGGGCGGCGGCGCGGGCCGGGTCGTGGTTGTAGCGGCGCACATTCTCGTCATGCGGCCAATCCAGCGGGTTCACGCTGGTGTGGGCCACGGTCTGCCGGCCTTCGAAGAGGCGCGCCACGATCTGCTCGCGGTCCAGCGCGTGCAGCAGGGCCTGGCGCACCCGGCGGTCCTCGAGCGGCGGCTGGTCCATCCGCAAATCCATGTGCTCATAGACCAGGCCGGGGCGGAATTCGGTGCGGAAGCGGGTGCCGGTGCGGCGGGCCAGGGCACTGGCCTGTTCCACCGGCAGGCCGAGCTCGCCCGCGATCATGTCCACCTGGCCGGCCAGAAGCTGCGCCTCCAGCGCCGGCGTGTTCTCCACCGTGCGGATGGTGATGCGCCGGAAATGCGGCGCGGGGCCGGACCAGTGCGGGTTGCGCTCCAGCGTGATCGCCGCCCCCGCCTGCACCTGCGCCACCCGGAAGGGGCCATTCCAGAGGCCGGGGTTGGTCGGCTCCGTGTCGTAGAGGGTGCGGGTGCGGTAGGTGCGTGGCTCCTGCTCCCAGCGGGCGCGTTCCAGATGGGCGGGCAGGGGGGCGAAATCGCCCAGGCTGCCGAATTCGAAGGTGACGCGGTCGAAGCGCAGGGTGAAGCGGCGCTCATCCTCCGCGATGAACTCATAGGCGCTGCGGTAGAATTCGGCGGGGCCGATGCCGGTGGTCCCGTCGCGCCCCGCGTCATAGGTGAAGCGCAGATCGGCGGTGGTGATGGGCGTGCCATCGCCCCAGCGCAGCCCCTCGCGCAGCACCCAGGTCACGCGCAGGCCGGGGCGGCCATCGGGCGTGGTTTCCCGCACCGCCAGCCCGTTCTCCAGCGTGGGGATGGTTTCGCAGAGCAGGCAGATGAGGCGCCAGTCGGGGTCATAGGCCGTGACGGGGCGGCGCGCGAAACCCAGCACATAGGATTTCGCCACCATGTTCTCGATATTGGGATGGAGCGTGGAGGGGTACTGCGTGATGCCGATGGTCAGCGCGTCGCGCGGCTGGGCCTGGGCGGGGAGGGCCAGGAGAAGAAGACAGATCAGGAAACGGGCGGCCATCCACTGCTCCTTGCGGAGGCCGCGCCGGGTTGGCGCGGCCGCGCCGAGGCTAGCCGCCCTTCCCCTTGAACGCCAAAGCCTCATCCAGGCTGCCCACGCCGCCATGCGCGCGCGACCAGGCCACGGGGTCCTCCAGGAACTTCCGCACGCCGGTGAGGGACGCCTCCGGGAAGTAGTCGCGCTCCCGGCACACCTCCAGCACGTCCCACCAGGTGGCGAGATGATGCAGCGAGAGGTCCATGGCCTTCATCTGCTCGAAGCTGCCGGGGAAGACGCCGTAGTAGAACACCACGAAGGTGTGGGCGCATTTGGCACCCGCCTCGCGCAGGGCCTCGGCGAAGCGGATCTTGCTGGCGCCGTCGGTCGTCAAATCCTCGACCAGCAGCGTCTCGCGGCCCACGGGCACGTCGCCCTCGATCAGCGCGTTGCGGCCGAAGCCCTTGGCCTTCTTGCGGACATAGGCCATGGGCAGGTTCATGCGGTCGCTGATCCAGGCCGCGAAGGGAATGCCGGCCGTCTCGCCGCCCGCGATGCTCTCGATGGTCTCGAAGCCCACCGCGCGGTTGATCTTCTCCACGCCCAGGTCGCAGATGCGGGTGCGGGCGCGCGGGTAGGAGATGATCTTGCGGCAGTCGATATAGACGGGGCTCTTCCAGCCCGAGGTCAGGGTATAGGGTTCCTCGGGGCGGAAATTCACCGCCTTGATTTCCAGCAGGATGCGCGCGGTGGTCAGGGCCGCGTCGCGATCGAACTCCGAGGCGTGGTGCGTCGTCATGGGAACCCTCATCGTGCTGCGCCCCAGTAACCTCCAGGCGCGGGCGCGACAATGACCGAAGCGCCGATCTGGGTGCTGGAGGACCCGCGCGCGGGCACGGCGGCCCAGGCGCTGGGCATCGCGGAGCGGCTGGGGCTGCCCTTCCGGGTGGTGCCCCTGCGCTGGAGCCCCTGGGCGCGGCTGCCCCTTCCCCTGCCCACGCTGCTGGGCCTGGCCGACCGGAGCGCCTTTGCCCCGCCCTGGCCCAGGCTGGTCATTTCCGCCGGGCGGCGGGCCGCGCCGGTGTCGCGCTGGCTGCGGGTGCGAGGCGCGCGGACCGTCCATGCCATGCGGCCCGGGCTGGGTGCGGCGGATTTCGACCTGCTGGTGATCGGCGCGCATGACCGGCCGCGTGCGGCTGCCAACCTGCTGGAAATCCAGGGCGCCACCCACCGCATCACCCCTGCGAAGCTGGCGGCGGCCGCCACCGCCTTCCCGGAACTGGCCGCCCTGCCGCGCCCGCGCGTGGGCCTGTTGCTGGGCGGGAAGGTGCGGGCGGAGGGCATGGACCCCGGCACCGCCGCCCGCATCGCCAACCAGGCGGCCGGGCTTGGCAACTCCGTGCTGGCCACCACCTCCCGTCGCAGCGGCGAGGCGGCCGTGGCGGCCCTGGCCGGGGCGCTGCGAGGCCTGCCGCACCACCTGTATCCTTTCGGGGGGGTGGAGCGAACCCGCTGCATGGAATCCTGTCCCTGTCGGATGTGCTGGTGGTGACCGGTGACAGCATCTCGATGCTCTCGGAGGCGCTGATGACCCCTGCCCCGCTCCACATCGCCGACCCGGGCGGGCTCGGCCCGCGCCACCGCGCGGTGGCGGACAGCCTGTTCGCGGCGGGCTTGGCCGCGCCGCTGGGCGGCCCCCCGCCCCCTCCGCGCGCCGCCCTGGACGAAACCGCCCGCGTCGCCGCCGAAATCCGGGCGCGCGGATGGGCGTGACCCTCGCCCTGCCCTGGCAGGACCGCCAGGGCCGGTTCTCGGGGCTGCGGGCGGTGGTGCTGGCGCTTCTCTGCCTGCCCCTGCTGCCTCTGCTCTGGCCCTGGGCCACCGGCACGTTGGGGCCGGAGCCCATCGAGGAGGCCATGCACGAAACCGGCCGCTGGGCCATCCGCTTCCTGCTGCTGACGCTGGTGGTGACGCCGCTGGGCCGCATCCTTGCCTGGCCGCGCCTGTTCCAGGTCCGGCGGATGCTGGGGCTGGGCGCCTTGGCCTGGGCCGTGCTGCATCTGGGCCTCTATGTGGCCGAGCAGGATTTCGTTCTGGCGCGCGTGGTCAGCGAGATCGTGAAGCGCACCTATTTGCTGATCGGCTTCGCGGCCTTGTGCGGCCTGGCGGTGCTGGGCTGGACCAGCACGGATGGCTGGATGCGCCGGCTGGGGCGGGGCTGGAAGCGGCTGCATCGCCTCGTCTTTCCCATCGCGGTGCTGGCGCTGCTGCACGCCTTCATCCAGGCCAAGTCCGATGTGTCCCAGGCGGTGCTGTTGAGCGCGCTCTTCCTCTGGCTGATCGGCTGGCGGGCACTGCCGGCGCGCTTGCAGGGGCATCTCGGCGCTTTGGCGGGGCTTGCGCTGGCGGCGATGCTGGGCGCGGCGGCGGTGGAATATCTCTGGTACGCCCTGGCCACCAATCTGCCGGCCGCGCGGGTGGCGGCGGCCAATCTCGACCTCACCTTCGGCCCGCGCCCGGCCGTGCTGGCGGGCATGATTGGGCTCGGGTTCGTGGCGCTGCTGGGGGTGTGGCGGCTTGTGGGCGCGCGGCGCGCGGCGTAGGGATTTTGCCATCGGAGGAAGGACATCCCATGGCCCGCACGCACCGCATCGCCGTCATTCCGGGCGATGGCATCGGCAAGGAAACCACGCCCGAGGGGCTGCGCGTCCTGGACGCCGCCGCCCGCCGCTTCGGCTTCGAGCTGAAGCTGACGGAATATGACTGGTCCTGCGAGACCTACCTCAAGACCGGCAAGATGATGCCCGATGATGGGCTGGACCAGCTGAAGGACAGCGACAGCGTCTTCCTGGGCGCGGTGGGCTGGCCGGGCGTGCCGGACCACACTTCGCTCTGGGGCCTGCTGATCCCGATTCGCCGCGGCTTCGACCAGTATGTCTCGCTGCGCCCGTGCAAGCTGCTGCCCGGCGTGAAGACGCCGCTGGCCAACCGCGAGCCGCACGAGATCGATTTCTACGTGGTGCGCGAGAACACGGAAGGCGAATATTCCAGCGTCGGTGGCCGCATGTTTCCCGGCACCGACCGCGAATTCGTCAGCCAGCAATCCATCCTGACCCGCACCGGCACCGACCGCATCATCAAATACGCCTTCGAACTGGCGATGACCCGGCCGCGCAAGAAGGTGACCAGCGCCACCAAGTCCAACGGCATCACCTTCACCATGCCCTATTGGGATGAGCGCTTCGCCGAGATGGCGAAGAACTACCCCGAGGTGACGACGGACCAGTTCCACATTGACATCCTCTGCGCCCATTTCGTGCAGCACCCGGACTGGTTCGACGTGGTGGTGGGGTCCAACCTGTTCGGGGATATTCTTTCGGATCTGGGGCCGGCGGTGGCGGGGTCCATCGGCGTGGCGGCCTCGGCCAACATCAACCCGGAAAAGGCCTTCCCCTCGATGTTCGAGCCGGTGCACGGCAGCGCGCCGGACATCGCCGGCAAATGGATCGCGAACCCCATCGGCCAGATCTGGTCCGGGGCCATGATGCTAGAGCATCTGGGCGAGACCGAAGCCGCCCGCGCCATCACCGATTCGATCGAAAAGCTGCTGGCCGAGGGCGGCCCCCGCACCCGCGACCTGGGCGGCCAGGCCGGCACGGTGGATGTGGGCAAGGCCATCGCGGAGGCGGTGTCCCGCGCTTGATGGGCAGGAGCACGATCCGCGACGGCGGATACGCCGGAGCGGTGAATCGTCCTCCCGGCAAAGGCTGGACCATGAGCCCTCATGGGGGATCATGGTCCAGGGGGCGCAAGCCCCCCCTCCCGCATCTGCGAACAACACTTGAACAGGCGTTCAGACGTCGGTATCGTACTCTGACATTGCGAGTGATTCGCAATTGGAGGGTTTCATGGGCCGCGACTACAGCCACATCGCCCGGCGCTGCGAACGGGCGGTCATCACCGCCTACCGTGAACTGCGCGATGTGGGGCAGAACGACATGGCGGCCTTCCAGGCCTGCACCACGCTCTATCGCGTCCATCACCCCGAAGCCTCGGTGGCCGAGGCGCGACGGCTGGTGGCCGAATGGGTGGACCATCACGTGACCCGAGCCTCCGAAGGCCCGACCCCGGGCTGCGAGTGCGCGGCCGAATAGCCACGCCTCAGACCGGCAGCGCGCCCCGCATGCGCAGCCAGGGCGCGTGGCTGCCATCCCGCCGCCAGGCGACCACCTCATAGACCTCTGCCTCCCGCCCCGGCACTTCCATGCCAGGTGTGCCGATGGGCATGGCCGGCACCGAAAGCCCCACGAAGCCCGCGGGGCGCTCCGCCAGGAAGCGGCGGATGGCGTGGGCGGGCACATGCCCCTCCAGCGCCACCCCCTGCACCCGCGCCGCATGGCAGGAGAGCAGGTCGGACGGCGTGCCCAGCGCGCGGCGGAAGGGCCCCACGCTTGGCACCACGCGGTCCGTGACCGCGAAGCCCTCCTGCCGCAGATGCGCGACCCAGCCCTCGCAGCAGCCGCAATAGGGGTCGCGCCAGACCTCCACGCGAAGCCCCTCCTGGCTGGCCGCGGGAAGGGCGGGCAGGGCGAGCGCGCCCAGCAGCAGGTGGCGGCGGATCATCGGCATTCCTCCCTCAGCGCCCCACCCAGCGGGGGGCGCGCTTTTCGATGAAGGCCCGCGGGCCTTCCTGGAAATCCTCCGTCTCCCGGATCGCGCGGCTCGCTTCGCCGCACAGGGTCCAGAGGGCGTCATCCTCCAGGTCGTTCGCGCGGCGGGCGATGGCAAGGCTTTCCCGCACGGCGATGGGGGCGTTCACCGTGATGCGCGCGGCCAGCGCCAGGGCGGCCGCCATCACCTGCTCGGCCGGCACGGCGGCATTGACCAGGCCCAGCGCCGCGGCGCGGGTGCCGGTGATGGGCTCGCCGGTCGCGATCATCTCGAAGGCGATGGCGCGCGGCAGGGCGCGGGGCAGGCGGAAGACGCCGCCGGCGGCGGCCACCAAGCTGCGCTTCACCTCGGGCAGGCCAAAGGTGGCGCCCTCGGCCGCCACCGCCATGTCGCAGGCCAGCAGCAATTCCAGCCCGCCCGCCAGCGCATGGCCCTGTGCCGCCGCGACCCAGGGCTTTTTCCGGGGCGCGCGGACGAAGCCGGCGAAGCCGCCACGCTCGGTGTAGAGGTCGGCCCCGCGGCCGGCCGCCACCTCCTTCAGGTCGGCCCCGGCGCAAAAGGCGTGCGGGCCGGCGCCGGTCAGGATGGCGACGCGGATGTCGTCCTCCGCCTCCACCCGCGCCACGGCGGCGTCGAGCGCCCCGGCCAGCGCACCATTCACGGCGTTGCGCGCCTCGGGCCGGTTCAGCGTGACCAGCGCCACATGCGGGGCCACGGTCTCGAACAGGACGGCGTCGGGCATCTCGGGCGTTCCTCTTCCTGAAGCGCGCGGCGCGAACGCCGTCCGCTCCTGCCATTGTTGAGGGCGGGATTCAGCGCCTTCGGTGATTCCACCTCGACGCATCCCGCCCTACAGGAAGGACCAGTCCTCCTGGGCCAGGCCGGCCAGGATGGCGGCCAGGTTGGCGCGCAGCCGGTCGAAGCCGGCGTGGCGCTCGATCCGCGCCTCGTCCATGTAGAGGCTGCGGGCGATCTCGATCTGGATGGCGTGCACCCGCTCGCGCGGGCGGCCGTAATGGCGGGTGATATAGCCGCCGGCATAGGGGTCGTTGCGGCGCACGCGGTAGCCCTGGCGCTGCAGCGCGGCCTCGATGAGGCGCGTCGCGCGAGGGGCGCAGGCGGTGCCATGGGCGTCGCCCAGGATGATGTCGGGCTGGTCGGCGCCCGGGGCGGGGTGGCTCGGCATGGAATGGCAATCCACCAGCAGGCAGGCGCCGAACTGCACCCGCGTCTCGGCGATCAGGTCGCCC from Roseococcus microcysteis includes these protein-coding regions:
- a CDS encoding ABC transporter permease; translated protein: MMRVGLALLALLALAALAAPLAGWWLGHDAFAPDLFNRFAPPSAEHPLGTDDLGRDVLLRLLHGARVSLTVGLAAALAATTIGTVVGLLAAWRGGWLDAVLMRLADGILALPALPLLVILAALDPAIIGLPRGEAGADMVRIAGLLAAFGWVGVARLVRASALSLLARDFVRAARALGVSERRVLMRHVLPSLAAPIAIATALAVGGAVLAESVLSFLGLGIAPPAPSWGNMLANAQELVFQAPLAAFWPGLAIMLTVLACNLLADGISRSRR
- a CDS encoding ABC transporter permease → MTRLILSRLAQIAVMTVILSLCAFLLIGLMPGDPIEMAIAGDPRLTSEDAARLRALHGLDQPLMARYLAWGSEVLRGNFGHSRLFAQPVAQLLWPALLSSLELLALAIGIAITLGVGLGALAAARPRLAPFVQGVALVAQATPSFWLGILLIILFAVQLGWLPAGGADAGWRFLVLPVATLAFANLAAYARHSAAALGAALQEPHIRTARAKGASEARVLARHALPNAAVPLLTIVALDAGAMVSGALITETVFARPGMGKLIYDAVMGSDFNLALLALLLVAVVTMLATLAADLAQRWLDPRIA
- a CDS encoding VOC family protein, with amino-acid sequence MILDHVSITVNDLATAAPFYDAVMAALEVPCVWRKADGIGYGIRSTEAAEAGSFLTLLQRPGVVADRRHWAFRARSRAMVRAFHAAGLAAGGRDDGAPGLRPHYHAAYYGAFLLDPDGNRVEAVCNRPEP
- a CDS encoding peptide ABC transporter substrate-binding protein: MAARFLICLLLLALPAQAQPRDALTIGITQYPSTLHPNIENMVAKSYVLGFARRPVTAYDPDWRLICLLCETIPTLENGLAVRETTPDGRPGLRVTWVLREGLRWGDGTPITTADLRFTYDAGRDGTTGIGPAEFYRSAYEFIAEDERRFTLRFDRVTFEFGSLGDFAPLPAHLERARWEQEPRTYRTRTLYDTEPTNPGLWNGPFRVAQVQAGAAITLERNPHWSGPAPHFRRITIRTVENTPALEAQLLAGQVDMIAGELGLPVEQASALARRTGTRFRTEFRPGLVYEHMDLRMDQPPLEDRRVRQALLHALDREQIVARLFEGRQTVAHTSVNPLDWPHDENVRRYNHDPARAAALLEEAGWTMGPGGIRRNAAGERLSIELMTTAGNRSREATQQVIQAQWRAVGVEARIRNEPPRVLFGETLSRRRFTGAVLFAWVSAPEGVPRSSLHSTEIPTAERNWSGQNYPGFRNAEMDALLEALPQELDRERRRAMWHRLQAIYAEELPALPLWFRQDAHVWPQWLTGVRPTGHLNPSSLWAERWGVR
- a CDS encoding orotate phosphoribosyltransferase, which translates into the protein MTTHHASEFDRDAALTTARILLEIKAVNFRPEEPYTLTSGWKSPVYIDCRKIISYPRARTRICDLGVEKINRAVGFETIESIAGGETAGIPFAAWISDRMNLPMAYVRKKAKGFGRNALIEGDVPVGRETLLVEDLTTDGASKIRFAEALREAGAKCAHTFVVFYYGVFPGSFEQMKAMDLSLHHLATWWDVLEVCRERDYFPEASLTGVRKFLEDPVAWSRAHGGVGSLDEALAFKGKGG
- a CDS encoding ELM1/GtrOC1 family putative glycosyltransferase; amino-acid sequence: MTEAPIWVLEDPRAGTAAQALGIAERLGLPFRVVPLRWSPWARLPLPLPTLLGLADRSAFAPPWPRLVISAGRRAAPVSRWLRVRGARTVHAMRPGLGAADFDLLVIGAHDRPRAAANLLEIQGATHRITPAKLAAAATAFPELAALPRPRVGLLLGGKVRAEGMDPGTAARIANQAAGLGNSVLATTSRRSGEAAVAALAGALRGLPHHLYPFGGVERTRCMESCPCRMCWW
- a CDS encoding ELM1/GtrOC1 family putative glycosyltransferase; this translates as MVTGDSISMLSEALMTPAPLHIADPGGLGPRHRAVADSLFAAGLAAPLGGPPPPPRAALDETARVAAEIRARGWA
- a CDS encoding protein-methionine-sulfoxide reductase heme-binding subunit MsrQ; amino-acid sequence: MGVTLALPWQDRQGRFSGLRAVVLALLCLPLLPLLWPWATGTLGPEPIEEAMHETGRWAIRFLLLTLVVTPLGRILAWPRLFQVRRMLGLGALAWAVLHLGLYVAEQDFVLARVVSEIVKRTYLLIGFAALCGLAVLGWTSTDGWMRRLGRGWKRLHRLVFPIAVLALLHAFIQAKSDVSQAVLLSALFLWLIGWRALPARLQGHLGALAGLALAAMLGAAAVEYLWYALATNLPAARVAAANLDLTFGPRPAVLAGMIGLGFVALLGVWRLVGARRAA
- a CDS encoding tartrate dehydrogenase codes for the protein MARTHRIAVIPGDGIGKETTPEGLRVLDAAARRFGFELKLTEYDWSCETYLKTGKMMPDDGLDQLKDSDSVFLGAVGWPGVPDHTSLWGLLIPIRRGFDQYVSLRPCKLLPGVKTPLANREPHEIDFYVVRENTEGEYSSVGGRMFPGTDREFVSQQSILTRTGTDRIIKYAFELAMTRPRKKVTSATKSNGITFTMPYWDERFAEMAKNYPEVTTDQFHIDILCAHFVQHPDWFDVVVGSNLFGDILSDLGPAVAGSIGVAASANINPEKAFPSMFEPVHGSAPDIAGKWIANPIGQIWSGAMMLEHLGETEAARAITDSIEKLLAEGGPRTRDLGGQAGTVDVGKAIAEAVSRA
- a CDS encoding DUF411 domain-containing protein, with the translated sequence MIRRHLLLGALALPALPAASQEGLRVEVWRDPYCGCCEGWVAHLRQEGFAVTDRVVPSVGPFRRALGTPSDLLSCHAARVQGVALEGHVPAHAIRRFLAERPAGFVGLSVPAMPIGTPGMEVPGREAEVYEVVAWRRDGSHAPWLRMRGALPV
- a CDS encoding enoyl-CoA hydratase-related protein, yielding MPDAVLFETVAPHVALVTLNRPEARNAVNGALAGALDAAVARVEAEDDIRVAILTGAGPHAFCAGADLKEVAAGRGADLYTERGGFAGFVRAPRKKPWVAAAQGHALAGGLELLLACDMAVAAEGATFGLPEVKRSLVAAAGGVFRLPRALPRAIAFEMIATGEPITGTRAAALGLVNAAVPAEQVMAAALALAARITVNAPIAVRESLAIARRANDLEDDALWTLCGEASRAIRETEDFQEGPRAFIEKRAPRWVGR